A region from the Clostridia bacterium genome encodes:
- the mscL gene encoding large conductance mechanosensitive channel protein MscL produces the protein MLKEFREFAMRGNVVDMAIGIVIGGAFGKIVTSLVNDLIMPPIGLLIGRVDFSNLFVSLSGEHYASIAEAKAAGAPTLNYGLFLNTVMDFVVVAFALFLIVKWMNKMRNTAALLERKEPATSEPTEPATKHCPYCLSEVPYHAVKCAHCTTDLK, from the coding sequence TTGCTCAAGGAGTTTCGGGAATTCGCAATGCGCGGGAACGTAGTTGACATGGCGATAGGAATTGTGATCGGAGGCGCCTTCGGGAAGATCGTGACCTCGCTGGTGAATGACCTCATAATGCCGCCTATAGGCCTGTTGATTGGGCGCGTGGACTTCTCCAATCTGTTCGTGAGCCTATCCGGTGAGCACTATGCCTCGATCGCAGAGGCGAAGGCAGCAGGAGCTCCCACCCTGAACTATGGTCTGTTCCTGAACACGGTGATGGACTTCGTCGTAGTCGCGTTCGCTCTGTTCCTGATTGTCAAGTGGATGAACAAGATGCGCAACACTGCAGCCTTACTCGAGCGCAAGGAACCTGCGACTTCCGAACCCACGGAGCCTGCGACTAAGCATTGCCCGTACTGTCTATCGGAAGTGCCCTATCACGCGGTCAAGTGCGCTCATTGCACAACAGACCTTAAGTAG
- the lepB gene encoding signal peptidase I, which produces MDDERTAVADSESAEPESGAAPMPECAKPVPELDPDAAAAAAAAAEIARTEAAQVQAARQRKQAIVREVKDYMQSIVLAVFLAMLIMTFIGRSFVVEGASMEPTLHNRERVIVEKISYRFTSPSRGDIIVLKNPWRPDPVGFGAAVEAMKELVDVTGRMRPYIKRVIALAGDTIEINAGVVFLNGKALDEPYIMEPPYYNYGPSVVPEGHVFVMGDNRNNSDDSRGSVGFLKISRIVGRAAVRYWPLARTTAFERPNVY; this is translated from the coding sequence ATGGATGATGAACGCACAGCCGTTGCTGACTCAGAGTCAGCAGAACCGGAATCCGGTGCAGCACCGATGCCGGAATGTGCAAAGCCGGTTCCGGAGTTGGATCCGGATGCCGCGGCCGCTGCTGCGGCAGCAGCCGAGATCGCCCGAACTGAGGCAGCACAAGTTCAGGCTGCCCGCCAGAGAAAGCAAGCGATTGTTCGAGAGGTCAAGGATTACATGCAATCCATAGTGCTAGCGGTGTTTCTCGCTATGCTCATCATGACCTTCATTGGGCGGTCGTTCGTGGTTGAAGGAGCGTCGATGGAGCCCACTCTGCACAACCGCGAGCGTGTCATTGTGGAGAAGATATCGTATCGGTTCACGAGCCCATCGCGTGGAGACATCATCGTGCTCAAGAACCCCTGGAGGCCGGATCCGGTTGGATTCGGTGCAGCAGTTGAAGCCATGAAGGAGCTTGTGGATGTCACCGGGCGAATGAGGCCCTACATCAAGAGGGTAATTGCGCTCGCAGGCGACACCATCGAGATCAACGCGGGGGTTGTATTCCTGAATGGCAAGGCTCTAGATGAGCCGTACATCATGGAACCGCCCTACTACAACTATGGTCCGTCAGTTGTGCCTGAAGGGCATGTGTTTGTAATGGGGGATAACCGCAACAATTCCGACGATAGTCGCGGGAGTGTTGGCTTCCTGAAGATCTCCAGGATTGTGGGGCGCGCAGCGGTCAGATACTGGCCTCTCGCTCGCACCACCGCCTTCGAGAGGCCAAACGTGTACTGA
- a CDS encoding patatin-like phospholipase family protein translates to MEITGTPLGVLKEHLSSTKERFEKRMNGLNRRSVGIALGSGAARGLAHIGVLDVLWRAQIPIDIIVGTSIGSVIGGCYASGMEAYDLERVALLVNRREVLRYTDFVVPRKGGLIAGTRIEELLRSLTGGKSFSEMRFPFACACTDILTGDEVVMENGPVYRAMRASSSIPGVFQPVLHEGRVLVDGGILNPIPVNYLTALNVDVTIAVDVMPTLRAQPDREGKPPSIVTTIINAFDIMGKLVAAPLSQLATVMLKPAVGQVQAEEFWLAPELIAEGRRVAEEALPKIRAAVLDTASKDRIS, encoded by the coding sequence ATGGAGATCACAGGCACCCCGTTGGGAGTCCTCAAGGAACATCTGAGCAGCACCAAAGAGCGCTTCGAGAAACGGATGAATGGGCTCAACCGCCGCTCTGTCGGTATTGCCCTCGGGTCTGGCGCTGCCCGTGGCCTCGCTCACATCGGAGTATTGGATGTACTGTGGCGTGCTCAGATCCCAATAGACATCATCGTGGGAACGAGCATCGGATCCGTGATAGGGGGATGTTACGCGTCGGGGATGGAAGCCTACGACCTTGAAAGGGTGGCTCTCTTGGTCAACAGGCGGGAGGTTCTTCGCTACACCGACTTCGTTGTGCCCCGAAAAGGCGGGCTCATAGCTGGCACACGGATTGAGGAACTCCTGAGGTCACTGACAGGAGGCAAGTCCTTCAGTGAAATGCGATTCCCATTCGCGTGCGCATGCACCGACATCCTAACCGGCGATGAGGTGGTCATGGAAAACGGGCCAGTCTACCGGGCAATGCGTGCGTCATCGTCGATCCCAGGGGTATTCCAGCCGGTGTTGCACGAGGGCCGGGTTCTTGTGGACGGAGGCATTCTCAACCCAATTCCCGTAAACTACCTCACGGCGCTCAATGTGGATGTGACTATCGCTGTTGACGTCATGCCCACCCTCAGGGCGCAGCCGGACCGGGAGGGCAAGCCTCCCTCGATAGTCACAACCATCATCAATGCCTTTGATATCATGGGCAAGCTCGTGGCTGCTCCCCTTTCGCAGCTGGCAACCGTTATGCTGAAACCAGCAGTTGGACAGGTGCAGGCCGAGGAGTTCTGGCTCGCCCCCGAACTCATCGCGGAAGGACGACGGGTAGCTGAGGAAGCTCTCCCGAAGATACGGGCCGCGGTTCTCGATACTGCCTCCAAAGATCGCATATCGTAA
- a CDS encoding DUF2935 domain-containing protein produces MGFDYSSSIPAPIWQGACLGEREATAAFEEMRFWLPIMSDHARLIRNGFDLAADDVFRYSDALGVAIDGVLAAVRETTPPFPPGQAECFIAETNRVVVPLRDFKAALTGLIEKCQIRTDRPAGLIEHVRREADLYLGIVNGLVGGQAPTREDLKIPAPNCHKAEPAALAPRSLIPSLGEAGALVLTDETLFFTEINGEHAATLSIYFRPGTQDQLSKDAAATGEAILALRNRMAEAVERGSTICQMKDLLSSARELVVSWAGQLQSLKTVVGTCAVPTGEVNFPFSILDHMLKEAGYTLELLDMACRA; encoded by the coding sequence ATGGGTTTCGATTACTCGAGCTCCATTCCGGCGCCAATCTGGCAAGGAGCATGCCTTGGGGAACGAGAGGCCACTGCGGCTTTTGAGGAGATGAGGTTCTGGCTGCCAATCATGTCAGACCACGCCAGGCTCATTCGCAATGGATTCGACCTAGCCGCCGACGACGTGTTCCGGTACTCTGATGCCCTTGGGGTGGCCATCGATGGAGTTCTCGCCGCTGTCCGTGAGACTACCCCTCCCTTCCCTCCAGGCCAGGCAGAGTGCTTCATCGCGGAGACAAACCGAGTCGTTGTCCCTCTGCGCGACTTCAAGGCCGCCCTCACTGGGCTGATCGAGAAGTGCCAGATCCGAACTGATAGGCCCGCCGGACTCATCGAGCACGTCCGCCGGGAGGCGGATCTGTACCTTGGGATTGTCAATGGACTAGTCGGAGGCCAGGCGCCCACTCGCGAGGATCTGAAGATCCCCGCTCCCAACTGCCACAAGGCCGAGCCCGCAGCGCTGGCTCCGCGGAGCCTCATTCCCAGCCTGGGCGAAGCAGGAGCACTCGTCTTGACCGACGAGACACTGTTCTTCACCGAGATCAATGGGGAGCATGCAGCCACTCTCAGCATATACTTCAGGCCAGGAACGCAGGATCAACTATCGAAAGATGCGGCCGCAACCGGAGAGGCCATACTTGCCCTGCGCAACCGCATGGCCGAAGCGGTCGAGCGCGGCTCGACCATATGTCAGATGAAAGACCTGCTCTCATCGGCCAGGGAGTTGGTCGTTTCCTGGGCGGGCCAGCTTCAGTCGCTCAAGACGGTCGTCGGGACCTGCGCCGTGCCTACTGGCGAGGTGAACTTCCCGTTCTCCATTCTCGATCACATGCTGAAAGAGGCGGGCTACACGCTGGAACTGCTTGACATGGCTTGCCGCGCGTAG
- a CDS encoding HU family DNA-binding protein: MTKSDLVDAIAGKTGLTKKDSGKAVDAVFDTIKEELKSGEKVQLVGFGSFEVKAREARVGRNPKTMEEIRIPARKVPVFRAGKELKESVL; the protein is encoded by the coding sequence ATGACCAAGTCCGACCTGGTGGATGCTATCGCCGGAAAGACGGGCTTGACGAAGAAGGACTCCGGCAAGGCCGTGGATGCAGTGTTTGACACGATTAAGGAAGAGCTGAAGTCCGGCGAGAAAGTGCAGCTCGTGGGGTTTGGGAGTTTCGAGGTAAAGGCACGCGAGGCACGGGTGGGCAGAAACCCCAAGACCATGGAGGAGATCAGGATCCCCGCCAGGAAAGTGCCGGTGTTCAGAGCAGGGAAAGAACTAAAGGAATCGGTGCTCTAG
- the spoIVA gene encoding stage IV sporulation protein A, with amino-acid sequence MERFDIFQHIAERTGGDVYIGVVGPVRTGKSTFISRFMDSIVLPNIKNAYEKERTRDELPQSGAGRTIMTTEPKFVPGEAVEVTFADNIKASVRMVDCVGYSVAGALGYEELNAPRMVRTPWFEDEISFQRAAEIGTAKVIQEHSTIGLVVTTDGSITDIKREHYVDAEQRVVSELKELGKPFIVVLNSTHPQAEETRGLGEVLAREYDVPVIPIDCLRTSNEEIMQVLSGVLHEFPVREISVRLPDWVAELDESHPIRAGFIESVRDAVATIQRVRDVSRAVQMLGMAENTESAMVTLLDMGTGRVQIGLTAPRSLFYTVMSEMSGFAVVGDSDVIHMMRDLTHAKREYDKVSTALDQVRAKGYGIVMPFLDEISFEEPDIIRQGNRCGVRLKATAPSIHMIRADIRTEVTPLMGTEKQSEEFAHEIAEEFSENPAKLWETEFLGRSMQDLIKEGIEAKLAHMPENAQEKLQETLTKIVNEGSGGLICIIL; translated from the coding sequence ATGGAGCGATTTGATATCTTCCAGCACATTGCGGAGCGCACCGGGGGCGACGTCTACATTGGCGTGGTTGGCCCTGTCAGGACCGGGAAGTCCACCTTCATCTCCAGGTTCATGGACTCCATAGTCCTGCCCAACATAAAGAACGCCTACGAGAAAGAGCGCACCCGAGACGAGCTGCCACAGAGCGGGGCCGGGAGGACCATCATGACCACCGAGCCCAAGTTCGTCCCGGGCGAGGCGGTCGAGGTCACGTTTGCCGACAATATCAAAGCGTCAGTCAGAATGGTGGATTGCGTGGGCTATTCGGTGGCAGGCGCCCTCGGATATGAGGAGCTAAATGCGCCCCGCATGGTTCGCACACCCTGGTTCGAGGATGAGATCTCGTTCCAGAGAGCCGCCGAAATCGGAACCGCGAAAGTGATTCAGGAACACTCAACCATAGGCCTGGTCGTCACGACCGATGGATCGATCACCGACATTAAGAGGGAGCACTACGTAGACGCAGAGCAGAGAGTCGTCTCAGAACTCAAGGAACTCGGCAAGCCCTTCATCGTGGTCCTGAATTCGACTCATCCTCAGGCGGAAGAGACCCGGGGGCTCGGAGAGGTGCTGGCGCGTGAGTACGACGTCCCGGTCATCCCCATCGACTGCCTTCGCACCTCGAACGAGGAGATAATGCAGGTTCTCTCGGGCGTACTCCACGAGTTCCCTGTCAGGGAGATCTCAGTGAGGCTCCCCGACTGGGTGGCTGAGCTGGATGAATCCCATCCAATTCGCGCCGGGTTCATCGAAAGCGTTAGGGACGCAGTGGCCACGATACAAAGGGTCCGCGATGTGTCGCGGGCAGTTCAGATGCTGGGCATGGCGGAGAACACCGAATCTGCCATGGTGACTCTGCTCGACATGGGAACCGGAAGAGTGCAGATCGGCCTGACCGCGCCTCGGTCCCTGTTCTACACGGTAATGTCGGAGATGAGCGGGTTCGCGGTTGTGGGAGACTCGGACGTCATCCACATGATGCGCGATCTAACTCACGCCAAGCGCGAGTATGACAAGGTATCAACCGCGCTAGATCAGGTGAGAGCCAAGGGCTACGGGATCGTAATGCCCTTCCTCGATGAGATATCGTTCGAGGAGCCCGACATCATCAGGCAGGGCAACAGATGCGGCGTGAGGCTGAAGGCCACAGCTCCTTCGATACACATGATCCGGGCGGACATAAGAACCGAAGTGACCCCGCTCATGGGCACAGAGAAGCAGAGTGAAGAGTTCGCACACGAGATCGCCGAGGAGTTCTCAGAGAACCCCGCAAAGCTCTGGGAGACAGAGTTTCTGGGGAGATCCATGCAGGATCTGATCAAAGAAGGAATAGAAGCGAAGCTCGCCCACATGCCCGAAAACGCCCAGGAGAAGCTGCAGGAGACCCTGACGAAGATAGTGAACGAGGGCAGCGGCGGACTGATCTGCATCATCTTGTAG
- a CDS encoding ribonuclease H-like domain-containing protein, with product MDNSFGGALVENSYGSCLLIEKDITTIGPRKGDGDPIAAIARNLQLVYGIGPITESRLRDEGYATIFDLVQHERWADRARLVVEALENADGRALSSCGVPDMELLTMCSPEEVVFLDIETCGLPSTAALFMVGLLLPGKEGFRLCQLFASEYDDEPAVLDEAMARLACARAIITYNGKSFDIPFIRRRLAYHGQDDRIAACIVDLCHPARRRYRNHLPNCRLSTIEDLILDHPRVDDVPGSLIPQMYAQFVRTGDWDIISPVVFHNELDLLAMASLLPLLA from the coding sequence GTGGACAACTCCTTCGGAGGAGCTCTGGTCGAGAATTCTTACGGCTCGTGCCTGCTGATAGAGAAGGACATCACGACGATTGGGCCACGGAAAGGTGATGGCGATCCTATTGCTGCGATCGCCCGTAACCTGCAGCTGGTGTACGGGATCGGCCCTATCACCGAATCACGGCTGAGGGATGAGGGATATGCCACCATCTTCGACCTGGTGCAGCATGAGCGGTGGGCGGACCGCGCACGTCTTGTCGTGGAGGCGCTGGAGAACGCTGATGGTCGCGCACTCTCAAGCTGCGGAGTTCCGGATATGGAGCTTCTCACGATGTGCAGCCCAGAGGAGGTCGTGTTTCTCGATATCGAAACCTGCGGTCTCCCATCCACAGCCGCCCTTTTCATGGTGGGCCTACTCCTGCCGGGCAAAGAGGGATTTCGGCTCTGCCAGCTCTTCGCCAGCGAATACGATGACGAACCCGCAGTGCTCGACGAGGCGATGGCGAGGCTCGCTTGCGCGCGCGCCATCATCACATACAATGGGAAGTCGTTCGACATTCCATTCATCCGAAGGCGCCTCGCCTATCACGGCCAGGATGATCGAATTGCGGCGTGCATTGTCGACCTGTGCCACCCCGCAAGGCGCAGATACAGAAACCACCTTCCGAACTGCCGCCTGTCAACCATAGAGGATCTTATCCTCGACCACCCCCGAGTTGACGATGTCCCCGGGAGTCTCATTCCACAGATGTACGCGCAGTTCGTCCGGACAGGGGATTGGGACATCATCAGTCCTGTGGTATTCCACAATGAGCTGGACCTCCTCGCCATGGCCAGTCTGCTGCCACTGCTCGCGTGA
- a CDS encoding methionine gamma-lyase family protein: protein MKGFDAQIGQALGVDPDLLDLAREVRAGIAGDVAAVDEISRMNTGKVLQAFAVAGLGEHHFGGATGYGYDDVGRERLENAFAAAFGAEAALVRMQMASGTHALSCVLFGILRPGDTMVSACGAPYDTMTTVIGCGARVHRGSLAEFGVGYREAAPAEDGGPDLPGIARASEAARLVLVQRSRGYSWRRSLSVDDIREICSCVKAANPEAIVFVDNCYGEFTEDMEPTAVGADIAAGSLIKNAGGGVAPCGGYIVGKRDYVEMAAERLNAPGLGSHCGPSLGFTRDLALGLFLAPLITGEALAGSIFAGAFLSRLGFEVSPMPGEQRHDIVLAVKLGSPDNLSAFCRAVQQSSPIDSGVTPEPAPMPGYDDQVIMAAGAFTQGASIELSADAPLRPPYTVYLQGGLIRHQVEFAMLRFAQCLRRNQRQRS from the coding sequence ATGAAGGGCTTTGACGCACAGATCGGACAGGCACTAGGAGTCGACCCAGACCTGCTGGATCTCGCCAGGGAGGTTAGGGCTGGTATCGCGGGGGATGTTGCGGCAGTAGATGAGATATCGAGGATGAACACAGGCAAGGTGCTGCAGGCGTTCGCAGTCGCTGGCCTTGGTGAACATCACTTCGGGGGTGCAACAGGCTACGGGTACGACGACGTCGGGCGCGAGAGGCTCGAAAACGCGTTCGCTGCTGCATTCGGGGCTGAGGCCGCCCTCGTCCGAATGCAGATGGCATCGGGGACCCACGCCCTCTCCTGCGTGCTTTTCGGCATCCTCAGGCCAGGCGACACGATGGTCTCTGCGTGCGGCGCGCCGTACGACACCATGACCACTGTGATAGGTTGCGGCGCCCGGGTGCACCGGGGGTCCCTCGCTGAGTTCGGCGTAGGGTATCGAGAAGCGGCGCCGGCGGAGGATGGCGGTCCCGATCTGCCTGGAATCGCCAGGGCCTCGGAAGCCGCAAGGCTCGTACTGGTTCAGCGGTCAAGGGGCTACTCATGGAGGCGCTCCCTGTCAGTGGACGATATCAGGGAGATCTGCAGTTGCGTCAAGGCTGCGAACCCTGAGGCTATCGTGTTCGTCGACAACTGCTACGGGGAGTTTACAGAGGACATGGAGCCAACTGCAGTTGGGGCCGACATCGCCGCAGGATCACTCATAAAGAATGCAGGCGGAGGCGTCGCACCATGCGGCGGATACATTGTCGGCAAGCGGGATTACGTTGAGATGGCTGCGGAGAGGCTCAATGCCCCTGGCCTCGGGTCACACTGCGGGCCGAGCCTGGGGTTCACCAGAGATCTCGCCCTCGGGCTTTTCCTCGCGCCGCTGATAACCGGAGAGGCCCTGGCAGGATCCATCTTCGCAGGCGCATTCCTCTCCCGGCTCGGGTTCGAAGTGTCTCCGATGCCCGGAGAGCAGAGGCACGACATCGTTCTCGCTGTGAAACTCGGAAGCCCGGACAATCTATCAGCCTTCTGCCGAGCGGTCCAGCAGAGCTCGCCGATCGATTCCGGAGTCACCCCCGAGCCTGCGCCGATGCCCGGCTACGACGACCAGGTGATCATGGCGGCTGGCGCCTTCACCCAGGGCGCCTCCATCGAGCTGTCGGCCGATGCGCCCCTGCGGCCTCCGTATACTGTGTATCTGCAGGGTGGACTGATCAGGCATCAAGTGGAATTTGCGATGCTCCGATTCGCGCAGTGCCTTCGCAGGAACCAGCGGCAGCGGAGTTGA
- the miaA gene encoding tRNA (adenosine(37)-N6)-dimethylallyltransferase MiaA — protein MNAGAHRPPLITIVGPTAVGKSAVGLALAPKLRGEIISADSMQVYRGMDIGTAKPTPAEQGCVKHRLIDVADPNELFCVARYQELARAAIREIWSEGRMPIMVGGTGLYVDATVRGFLFPDEGRNEQIRAKLEQEAAAVGNAVLYSRLSEVDPAAAARIHPNDLRRMVRALEVYEVTGTPITELQRLHEGESEFDVRQFGLRMNRDLLNERIDARVDDMIDAGLLDEVRALVARGCEERFTALQAIGYKELAAFLDGREGLDEAVETVKSETRKYAKRQMTWFRKNRDIHWLDVDGSSCPNEIADEIITILGGWLEEVDYKLDEGL, from the coding sequence ATGAACGCAGGAGCACACCGACCTCCTCTCATAACCATTGTGGGGCCTACTGCAGTCGGAAAATCCGCGGTTGGGCTCGCGCTCGCTCCCAAGCTTCGAGGAGAGATCATCTCCGCTGATTCCATGCAAGTCTACCGGGGTATGGACATCGGAACTGCGAAGCCAACCCCGGCGGAACAGGGATGCGTGAAGCATCGCCTGATCGATGTGGCAGACCCTAACGAGCTGTTCTGCGTGGCGCGGTATCAGGAACTCGCGCGCGCTGCGATACGTGAGATATGGTCTGAGGGGCGGATGCCCATCATGGTGGGAGGCACAGGCCTGTATGTCGATGCCACGGTCCGTGGTTTTCTCTTCCCTGATGAAGGCCGCAATGAACAGATCAGGGCCAAACTGGAGCAGGAAGCTGCAGCTGTGGGGAACGCCGTTCTCTACAGCAGGCTCTCCGAGGTGGATCCAGCCGCGGCCGCGCGCATACACCCGAACGATCTCCGCCGAATGGTGCGAGCGCTTGAGGTGTATGAGGTTACGGGCACACCCATAACCGAGTTGCAGCGCCTGCACGAAGGGGAATCCGAATTCGACGTCAGGCAGTTCGGACTCAGGATGAACAGGGACCTCCTCAACGAGAGGATAGACGCAAGAGTCGATGATATGATCGATGCGGGCCTTCTCGACGAGGTCCGCGCGCTTGTCGCCCGAGGCTGCGAGGAAAGGTTCACCGCACTTCAGGCCATCGGATACAAGGAACTGGCGGCGTTCCTTGATGGGCGGGAGGGCCTTGACGAAGCAGTGGAAACAGTCAAATCGGAGACCCGAAAGTACGCAAAACGCCAGATGACATGGTTCAGGAAGAACAGGGACATCCACTGGCTGGATGTCGATGGTTCCTCCTGCCCCAATGAGATAGCAGATGAGATAATAACGATTCTCGGCGGCTGGCTGGAAGAGGTGGACTACAAACTCGATGAAGGGCTTTGA
- a CDS encoding class I SAM-dependent methyltransferase: protein MTGAGGIAVTTSMRAGDREAAHAQHLASLLGATYSERLGRSLPEVAAGAAADGAIEAIVVVEAGRTSLVSLAPDGAETGRLFFHPGMALMRIRRLASGGRDPMVDAMGLVPGDTVLDCTLGLASDAVVSSWVVGPSGHVLGIEASPVLAVLVREGLMDYSDAEEDVLAAMGRIEAECGLHEHYLSESGGGSFDVVYFDPMFRSPVTASPGIAPLRAWAHAGNLSPQALNEAVRVARRRVVVKDRHYGGELARLGITERSGGRKSSVEYGIIHVDAVGGHR, encoded by the coding sequence GTGACAGGTGCAGGCGGAATCGCCGTGACCACATCGATGCGCGCGGGAGATCGGGAGGCGGCCCACGCACAGCATCTCGCCTCGCTTCTCGGTGCGACCTATTCCGAGCGCCTCGGACGTTCTCTGCCAGAGGTGGCGGCGGGCGCAGCTGCCGACGGGGCAATCGAGGCCATAGTCGTGGTGGAGGCTGGCAGGACAAGTCTGGTGTCTCTGGCCCCCGACGGCGCAGAGACCGGACGCCTGTTCTTTCATCCAGGGATGGCGCTCATGAGGATACGACGACTCGCATCTGGCGGGCGGGACCCGATGGTAGATGCGATGGGTCTTGTGCCTGGAGACACGGTCCTCGATTGCACCCTGGGCCTGGCGTCAGATGCGGTAGTCTCATCTTGGGTGGTGGGCCCAAGCGGGCATGTGCTGGGAATCGAGGCAAGCCCCGTCCTTGCCGTGCTCGTGCGGGAAGGTCTCATGGATTACTCCGATGCCGAGGAAGATGTCCTTGCAGCCATGGGGCGAATTGAGGCGGAGTGCGGCCTACACGAGCACTACCTTAGTGAGTCTGGCGGCGGCAGCTTTGATGTGGTCTACTTCGACCCCATGTTCAGGTCTCCCGTCACAGCGTCGCCTGGAATAGCGCCTCTCCGCGCGTGGGCCCATGCGGGAAACCTTTCCCCGCAGGCGTTGAACGAGGCGGTTCGGGTGGCGAGGAGAAGAGTGGTCGTGAAGGATCGCCACTATGGAGGAGAACTGGCAAGGCTCGGAATCACAGAGCGTTCGGGAGGACGAAAGAGCAGCGTGGAATATGGCATCATCCATGTAGACGCTGTGGGAGGGCACAGATGA